The proteins below are encoded in one region of Micromonospora pisi:
- a CDS encoding L-tyrosine/L-tryptophan isonitrile synthase family protein has protein sequence MFATDAVLTWTKPPTWTDLRRMLRADPMLRLYAACPLAPPPPGRLTLPQVLFPDHPAVSKGSETVSARELAATPEFARAVLTHPSLDPAGVSHTLVEYLLRPMLRVFRTSLDRYGWALVDPGTDVLFELTPEGAPTGRVVVAELPASPLPSPDTTATATATATATATATDGDGVGLAAVTALATAGAAASETDPGAILSTLDSVVAAELRFLQPDTARRLGADPRWAPYAHATEAGTEDAVRRLLELVRLARVGDGTGRHSAPVVRLLRSPGDAGPVGLARLRQEIFQLGGELRESGPAPAVVATLATTEEARTRAPGPATAPPPGATPRGREAFVLDTVERAPDTWRQATPYAPPALSYASALSSVRVGELRRNPLAQRYAVHWSAAQTDALISRLVATAKSSAARTAENAVASRSRTDRRLGAVERQARLVYHVCRRRQFRLGPGTDYPVERAIGDLMPTVARGEPIRLVLMCFATKFSHSRLKAPGPMPDLADLAMTVRLAELVGALRQVYPPGARVTLVIDGEHFRRHPMLPLERGVQTRIRYAEAVGTDFLEIRDYDDLIAQRIGPARRREHAEFAEQVRREYRRAFEELEFPADPLTALSRAAAVDPRGNFVPLFRSLVHSVPVPAPVGMPMLAWSEALYAELYEVHDGVPAELRQARRELLRTTWDDTLEYLAAWYADRESGYRHEIVPNAVLASVRPGRNRLGFNLLGGAPIPPWHATGVVDARGTISADFHVSLHDQGFVPLYSPLLGTAQPFAMVPVTAVQLAASGTELELAPDFVSSIGLRRR, from the coding sequence ATGTTCGCGACCGATGCCGTTTTGACCTGGACGAAACCGCCGACCTGGACCGATCTGCGAAGGATGCTCCGGGCGGACCCGATGCTGCGCCTCTACGCGGCCTGCCCGCTGGCGCCACCGCCACCGGGCCGCCTCACGTTGCCGCAGGTGCTCTTCCCGGACCATCCGGCCGTGTCGAAGGGATCGGAAACGGTCAGCGCGCGGGAGCTGGCAGCCACACCGGAGTTCGCGCGGGCGGTACTCACCCATCCGTCGCTTGATCCGGCCGGGGTATCGCACACGCTCGTCGAGTACCTGCTCCGGCCGATGCTGCGGGTTTTCCGTACCTCGCTGGACCGGTACGGCTGGGCGCTGGTCGATCCCGGCACCGACGTGCTGTTCGAGCTGACGCCCGAGGGTGCCCCGACCGGGCGGGTCGTGGTCGCCGAACTGCCGGCCAGCCCGCTGCCGTCGCCCGACACCACCGCGACCGCCACCGCGACCGCCACCGCGACCGCCACCGCGACCGACGGCGACGGCGTCGGGCTGGCCGCCGTCACGGCGCTGGCCACGGCCGGCGCGGCGGCGTCGGAGACTGACCCGGGTGCAATCTTGTCCACACTGGACTCGGTGGTCGCCGCCGAGCTGCGCTTCCTCCAGCCCGACACGGCGCGCCGGCTGGGCGCCGATCCCCGCTGGGCGCCGTACGCGCACGCCACCGAGGCGGGGACCGAGGACGCCGTACGCCGCCTCCTCGAACTGGTACGCCTCGCCCGGGTCGGGGACGGGACCGGGCGACACTCCGCGCCGGTGGTCCGCCTGCTGCGCTCTCCCGGCGACGCCGGGCCGGTCGGGTTGGCCCGCCTGCGGCAGGAGATCTTCCAACTCGGCGGCGAACTGCGCGAGTCGGGCCCGGCCCCGGCGGTGGTCGCGACGCTGGCCACCACCGAAGAAGCCCGCACCCGGGCGCCCGGCCCGGCGACGGCACCGCCACCGGGGGCGACGCCACGAGGCCGCGAGGCGTTCGTGCTGGACACGGTCGAGCGGGCCCCGGACACCTGGCGCCAGGCCACGCCGTACGCGCCACCGGCGTTGTCGTACGCGTCCGCCCTCTCGTCGGTACGCGTCGGCGAGCTGCGCCGCAATCCGCTCGCGCAGCGGTACGCGGTGCACTGGAGCGCCGCGCAGACCGACGCGCTGATCAGCAGGCTCGTGGCCACCGCCAAGAGTTCGGCGGCGCGTACCGCCGAGAACGCGGTGGCCAGCCGGAGCCGTACCGACCGCCGGCTCGGTGCCGTGGAACGCCAGGCCCGGCTCGTCTACCACGTCTGCCGGCGCCGCCAGTTCCGGCTGGGCCCGGGCACGGACTACCCCGTCGAGCGGGCGATCGGGGACCTGATGCCCACGGTCGCGCGGGGTGAGCCGATCCGGCTGGTCCTGATGTGCTTCGCGACCAAGTTCAGCCACAGCCGGCTCAAGGCGCCCGGGCCCATGCCCGACCTGGCGGACCTCGCCATGACGGTCCGCCTGGCCGAGCTGGTCGGCGCGCTGCGCCAGGTCTACCCGCCGGGTGCCCGGGTCACGCTGGTCATCGACGGGGAACACTTCCGCCGGCACCCCATGCTGCCGCTCGAGCGCGGTGTTCAGACGCGGATCCGGTACGCCGAGGCGGTCGGCACCGACTTCCTGGAAATCCGGGACTACGACGACCTGATCGCGCAACGGATCGGGCCCGCGCGCCGCCGGGAGCACGCCGAGTTCGCTGAGCAGGTCCGGCGCGAGTACCGCCGGGCGTTCGAGGAGCTGGAATTCCCCGCCGATCCGTTGACCGCGCTGAGTCGGGCGGCGGCGGTCGACCCGAGGGGCAACTTCGTTCCGCTGTTCCGCTCGCTCGTCCACTCGGTCCCGGTGCCCGCGCCGGTCGGCATGCCGATGCTCGCCTGGTCGGAGGCGCTCTACGCGGAGCTGTACGAGGTGCACGACGGGGTACCGGCGGAGCTTCGCCAGGCCCGACGGGAACTGCTCCGGACCACCTGGGACGACACCCTGGAGTACCTGGCGGCCTGGTACGCCGATCGGGAGTCCGGATACCGCCACGAGATCGTCCCGAACGCCGTGCTCGCCAGCGTCCGACCGGGCCGCAACCGGCTGGGGTTCAACCTGCTCGGTGGCGCGCCGATCCCGCCGTGGCACGCCACCGGCGTCGTCGACGCGCGCGGGACGATCTCGGCCGACTTCCACGTCTCCCTGCACGACCAGGGATTCGTGCCGCTCTACTCACCGCTGCTCGGTACCGCGCAGCCGTTCGCGATGGTGCCGGTCACCGCCGTACAGCTCGCCGCGTCCGGTACGGAGCTGGAGCTGGCACCCGACTTCGTCTCCTCCATCGGCCTGCGCCGCCGGTGA
- a CDS encoding alkaline phosphatase D family protein, with protein sequence MNDPDSHVTLSRMSRRNVLALGGFGTAAAVVGGVLGGTRPAAATPSFFDNPFRLGVASGDPLPDGVVLWTRLAPDPLAEDGRGGMPPESFGVRYEVAEDERFARIVRRGAVEATPEFGHSVHIEVSGLKPGREYFYRFRVGPAISPVGRTKTAPALDAAMSRLKLAVTSCQNYPAGYFVAYRDIVASDLDVVVHLGDYIYQGPSAGDASLGRAHVPPVEITTLAEYRIRHAQYKTDPDLQAAHSMLPFIVVPDDHEVTNNYADEVGPDGPAFPARRAAAYQAYYENMPLRRASIPVGPDMRLYRRVRFGDLAQFHMLDTRQYRSDQAKWTAATAVGGYAPGALDPNRTILGDAQEQWLQEGLATSTTRWNVIGNQTKFAPFDHKTGPGLQYDSPDNWGEGYVADRDQLLRFIAAHRPSNPVVITGDAHRNWVFNLKADFADPSSETLATEYLGTSISSGGDGNGSTVYGPTADNPHMMFQNNQRGYIRVEVTPEQWRADFRVSDTVLTRDTPLYTVATFVTDDGKPGARRV encoded by the coding sequence ATGAACGACCCCGATTCCCACGTCACCCTCAGCCGGATGAGCCGGCGAAATGTGCTTGCCCTGGGCGGATTCGGCACCGCCGCCGCGGTCGTCGGCGGTGTGCTCGGCGGTACCCGGCCGGCGGCCGCCACCCCGTCCTTCTTCGACAATCCGTTCCGCCTGGGTGTGGCTTCCGGTGACCCGCTTCCCGACGGCGTCGTCCTCTGGACCCGCCTCGCTCCCGACCCGCTCGCCGAGGACGGCCGCGGCGGCATGCCTCCGGAGTCGTTCGGCGTTCGCTACGAGGTCGCCGAAGACGAGAGGTTTGCCCGAATCGTCCGCCGTGGAGCGGTTGAGGCGACGCCCGAGTTCGGGCACTCGGTGCACATTGAGGTCTCCGGCCTGAAGCCGGGGCGGGAATACTTCTACCGCTTCCGGGTGGGCCCGGCGATCAGCCCGGTCGGCCGTACCAAGACGGCGCCGGCCCTCGACGCGGCCATGTCGCGGCTGAAGCTCGCCGTCACCAGCTGCCAGAACTACCCGGCCGGCTACTTCGTCGCGTACCGCGACATCGTCGCTTCGGATCTGGACGTGGTCGTCCACCTCGGCGACTACATCTACCAGGGCCCATCGGCCGGCGACGCCTCACTCGGCCGCGCGCACGTGCCACCGGTGGAGATCACGACTCTGGCCGAGTACCGGATCCGGCACGCGCAGTACAAGACCGACCCGGACCTGCAGGCCGCCCACAGCATGCTGCCGTTCATCGTGGTGCCCGACGACCATGAGGTGACCAACAACTACGCCGACGAGGTGGGTCCCGACGGCCCTGCGTTCCCGGCCCGCCGGGCGGCCGCCTACCAGGCGTATTACGAGAACATGCCGCTGCGCCGGGCGTCCATTCCGGTCGGGCCGGACATGCGGCTCTACCGGCGGGTGCGCTTCGGCGACCTCGCCCAGTTCCACATGCTCGACACCCGGCAGTACCGGTCGGACCAGGCCAAGTGGACCGCGGCCACCGCCGTCGGTGGCTATGCCCCGGGTGCCCTGGACCCGAACCGGACAATCCTGGGCGATGCCCAGGAGCAGTGGCTCCAGGAGGGTCTGGCGACGTCGACCACCCGGTGGAACGTCATCGGGAACCAGACGAAGTTCGCGCCGTTCGACCACAAGACCGGGCCCGGGTTGCAGTACGACTCGCCGGACAATTGGGGCGAGGGCTACGTCGCCGACCGCGACCAACTGCTCCGGTTCATCGCCGCACATCGCCCGTCCAACCCGGTGGTCATCACTGGCGATGCGCACCGCAACTGGGTCTTCAACCTCAAGGCCGACTTCGCCGACCCGAGCTCGGAGACGCTGGCCACCGAGTACCTCGGTACCTCGATCAGCAGCGGTGGCGACGGTAACGGTTCGACCGTGTACGGCCCGACCGCCGACAATCCGCACATGATGTTCCAGAACAACCAGCGAGGCTACATCCGGGTCGAGGTCACCCCAGAGCAGTGGCGGGCCGATTTCCGGGTCTCCGACACCGTGCTGACCCGGGACACGCCGCTCTACACGGTCGCCACGTTCGTGACCGACGACGGCAAGCCGGGTGCGCGGCGGGTGTGA
- a CDS encoding condensation domain-containing protein, producing the protein MTSETLPVEFRAGERWSGPLTWGQLAIWDVVRWLPPGDASLNLLRVCDVPAGRTTGEVADALRRLVERHEVLRTRFTRPENPEPRQTVEPHGRLDVALVETDGRAREGVMDELVSRLRSRPFDLAAELPLRAAVVTADNAPVAVVLVFNHMAVDGYSVEIVGRDLRLLLTDGGDLPLRALQPRGRIAYEASDPARRRARQALEYWADGIRELPGALLAPDPGPERRQWARITSGALRLALRELANRHRMSLSMLVQALTGLLLGFYRHESRVGIRLIVATRFTAETRDYVGAFNQNGLLRLSLGAEPLAEFLGRARMASMRAYQYCECDPLLLEERIEAICAERGFGAGAYCFFNDVRSFDEVRSGDRGAVGGGHDGEGGPDLLGRIETARQRTRVTALDRDGRQKDAKFFLFLNTLVGEARLTLATDGRFLAPGSAQTFLADLEWLAIEAVSHDRTLPELAAAWSRRQR; encoded by the coding sequence ATGACCTCGGAGACGCTGCCGGTCGAGTTCCGCGCGGGCGAGCGCTGGAGCGGGCCGCTGACCTGGGGGCAGCTCGCGATCTGGGACGTGGTCCGCTGGCTCCCGCCGGGCGACGCCTCGCTCAACCTGCTCCGGGTCTGTGACGTACCAGCGGGCCGGACGACCGGGGAGGTGGCGGATGCCCTGCGCCGGCTGGTGGAACGCCACGAGGTGCTGCGTACCCGCTTCACCCGGCCCGAGAACCCGGAGCCGCGACAGACGGTCGAGCCGCACGGCCGCCTGGACGTCGCGCTGGTCGAGACGGACGGCCGCGCCCGGGAGGGCGTCATGGACGAACTGGTGTCGCGGCTGCGCTCCCGTCCGTTCGACCTGGCCGCCGAGCTGCCGCTGCGCGCCGCCGTGGTCACCGCCGACAACGCCCCGGTCGCCGTGGTGCTGGTCTTCAACCACATGGCGGTGGACGGGTACAGCGTGGAGATCGTCGGCCGGGATCTGCGGCTGCTGCTCACGGACGGTGGCGACCTGCCGCTGCGTGCGCTGCAACCGCGCGGCCGGATCGCGTACGAGGCCAGCGACCCGGCGCGGCGGCGCGCCCGGCAGGCGCTGGAGTACTGGGCCGACGGCATCCGGGAGCTGCCCGGCGCCCTGCTGGCGCCCGACCCGGGCCCCGAACGCCGGCAGTGGGCGCGGATCACCTCCGGCGCGCTCCGCCTCGCCCTGCGCGAACTGGCCAACCGGCACCGGATGAGTCTCTCCATGCTCGTGCAGGCGCTGACCGGGCTGCTGCTGGGCTTCTACCGCCACGAGTCACGGGTCGGCATCCGGCTCATCGTGGCCACCCGCTTCACCGCCGAGACCAGGGACTACGTGGGGGCCTTCAACCAGAACGGGCTGCTCCGGTTGAGCCTCGGCGCCGAACCGCTGGCCGAGTTCCTCGGCCGGGCCCGGATGGCGAGCATGCGCGCCTACCAGTACTGCGAGTGTGATCCGTTGCTGCTGGAGGAACGGATCGAGGCGATCTGTGCCGAACGGGGCTTCGGCGCCGGTGCCTACTGCTTTTTCAACGACGTCCGCTCCTTCGACGAGGTGCGCTCCGGGGACAGGGGCGCGGTCGGCGGCGGTCACGACGGCGAGGGCGGGCCGGACCTGCTCGGGCGGATCGAGACGGCCCGGCAACGGACGAGGGTCACCGCACTGGACCGCGACGGCCGGCAGAAGGACGCGAAGTTCTTCCTCTTCCTGAACACTCTGGTCGGCGAGGCGAGGCTGACGCTGGCGACGGACGGGCGGTTCCTCGCCCCGGGCTCGGCCCAGACCTTCCTGGCCGATCTGGAGTGGCTCGCGATCGAGGCGGTTTCGCACGACCGTACGCTGCCGGAACTGGCCGCCGCCTGGTCGCGGCGGCAACGGTAG
- a CDS encoding carboxyl transferase domain-containing protein, with the protein MFSRVAIVNRGEAAMRLIHAVRELAAETGTRIETVALFTDVDRTATFVREADIAYDLGPASARPYLDLKALERALVETGADAAWVGWGFVAEDPAFAELCEKVGVTFVGPSAEAMRKLGDKIGSKLIAEEVGVPVAPWSRGAVETLDAALAAATEIGYPLMLKATAGGGGRGIRVITNETELADAYERTSQEAARAFGSGIVFLERLVTGARHVEVQVIADGQGTAWALGVRDCSVQRRNQKVIEESASPVLSPAQTAELKASAGRLAVAVGYRGAATVEFLYHPGDRLFAFLEVNTRLQVEHPITELTTGFDLVKAQLHVASGGRLDGAPPVERGHAIEARLNAEDPDRDFAPSPGRITRLGLPAGPGIRVDTGVSEGDTIPADFDSMIAKIIAYGRDRDEALGRLRRAMANTTVIIEGGATNKSFVLDLLNQPEVVDASADTGWIDRVRGQGRLVAHQHSAVALAAAAIATYEEEERVERQRLLSTASGGRPQVQHQSGRPLDLKLRGAGYRVRVARIGAHRFRVGIEAGDDARTADVDLDRFDRHTGQIVVNGTRYRLLTATHGPTHLVEVDGVTHRVSRDEGGVIRSSMPALVVATPLEVGAEVEAGAPVLVLESMKMETVLRAPFKARLKECVVSVGSQVETGAPLLRLEPLADAGAEDTSVAESVELDLPAAPGTVPVLERTTRGQEDLRSLLLGFDVDPHDDRRVLDDYLAARRVASENGLRPLAAELELVGLFADLAELSRNRPADEDGGSGGHVHSAREYFHAYLQSLDVERAGLPEAFQAKLAKALGHYGVTELERSPELEAAVFRIFLAQQRGSADATVVATLLRAWLREPPPDETLHEPAGLALERLVAATQVRFPAVSDLARGVVFAWFGQPLLRRNRARVYADVRKHLRHLDAHPEAPDRTERIAEMVRSTEPLVRLLGQRLIRADLDNATMLEVLTRRYYGNKGLTGVRTSEVAGCTFVVAERAGSCVVSAAVSFEALGSALNGLGELASDEDAVDADIYLAWEKQPEDSDAMAAALHEVVRAHPLPGQVRRLTVAVAGRGGAVMHHHFTFRPSTTGMAEERLIRGLHPYIAQRMQLERLSKFDLTRLPSSDEEVYLFQCVARENPSDDRLVAFAQVRDLTELREHDGRLVALPTTEHAVAACLDSIRRAQSRRPSKKRFNTNRIVVYVWPPSDLTREEMEIIAGRVRPTTAGAGLEEILFIARQRDRTTGELTKIGVRIFFDATGGAELTVGAPPVEPIEPLDDYRLKVLRASSRNTVYPYELTRLLGDFVEHDLDDNHTLVPVDRPKGRNSTAIVAGVVTRPIPRHPQGVTRVVLLGDPTKSLGALSEPECRRVIAALDLAERMRVPVEWYALSAGARISMTSGTENMDWVAAALKRIVEFTQDGGEINIVVAGINVGAQPYWNAEATMLMHTKGILVMTPDSAMVLTGKQALDFSGGVSAEDNFGIGGYDRVMGPNGQAQYWAPNLAAARDVLMAHYEHTYVAPGEDAPRRASTSDPVDRDISEFPHTVAGSDFTTVGEIFSAAANPDRKKPFDIRTVMRALSDQDHAVLERWAGMADAETAVVQDVHLGGIPVCLLGIESRSVPRRGFPPTDGPDTYTAGTLFPRSSKKAARAINAASGNRPLVVLANLSGFDGSPESMRKLQLEYGAEIGRAIVNFRGPIVFCVISRYHGGAFVVFSKALNPNMTVLALEGSFASVLGGAPAAAVVFSGDVDARTAADPRVRDLEARAAAVSGTDRAALTAELGELRSSVRAEKLGEVAAEFDRVHSVQRAVEAGSVDAVIRPVDLRPRIIEAIESHLRRPVQPSPRRAPSGHVAMT; encoded by the coding sequence GTGTTCAGCCGTGTTGCCATCGTTAACCGGGGTGAGGCCGCGATGCGGCTCATCCACGCGGTCCGTGAGCTGGCCGCGGAGACCGGGACTCGGATCGAAACGGTCGCCTTGTTCACTGACGTCGACCGCACCGCCACGTTCGTGCGTGAGGCGGACATCGCCTACGACCTCGGTCCCGCGTCCGCGCGCCCGTATCTGGACCTGAAGGCGCTGGAGCGCGCGTTGGTGGAGACCGGGGCCGACGCCGCGTGGGTCGGTTGGGGCTTCGTCGCCGAGGACCCGGCGTTCGCGGAGCTGTGCGAGAAGGTCGGGGTCACCTTCGTGGGACCGAGCGCAGAGGCGATGCGCAAGCTCGGTGACAAAATCGGCTCGAAGCTGATCGCCGAGGAGGTCGGTGTGCCGGTCGCACCGTGGAGCCGCGGTGCGGTCGAGACCCTGGACGCCGCCCTGGCCGCCGCGACTGAGATCGGCTACCCGCTGATGCTGAAGGCGACCGCTGGCGGTGGCGGTCGCGGCATCCGCGTGATCACGAACGAGACCGAGCTCGCCGATGCCTACGAGCGCACCAGCCAGGAGGCCGCGCGGGCGTTCGGCAGCGGCATCGTGTTCCTGGAGCGCCTGGTCACCGGTGCCCGGCACGTCGAGGTCCAGGTGATCGCCGACGGCCAGGGCACCGCGTGGGCGCTCGGTGTCCGCGACTGCTCGGTGCAGCGGCGTAACCAGAAGGTCATCGAGGAGTCGGCGTCGCCAGTGCTCAGCCCGGCGCAGACAGCCGAACTCAAGGCATCGGCCGGACGGCTGGCTGTCGCGGTCGGTTACCGGGGCGCGGCGACCGTGGAGTTCCTCTACCACCCCGGCGACCGGCTGTTCGCGTTCCTCGAGGTCAACACCCGCCTGCAGGTAGAGCACCCGATCACTGAACTGACCACCGGGTTTGACCTGGTCAAGGCGCAGCTGCACGTGGCCTCGGGCGGGCGGCTCGACGGCGCGCCGCCGGTGGAGCGCGGGCACGCCATCGAGGCCCGGCTGAACGCTGAGGACCCCGATCGTGACTTCGCGCCCTCCCCGGGCCGCATCACGCGGCTGGGCCTGCCCGCCGGTCCGGGCATCCGCGTGGACACCGGGGTCAGCGAGGGTGACACCATCCCCGCCGACTTCGACTCCATGATCGCGAAGATCATCGCGTACGGCCGTGACCGAGACGAGGCGCTGGGCAGGTTGCGCCGGGCGATGGCGAACACCACGGTAATCATCGAGGGTGGCGCGACGAACAAGAGCTTCGTGCTCGACCTGCTCAACCAGCCCGAGGTCGTCGACGCGAGCGCGGACACCGGCTGGATCGACCGTGTCCGCGGCCAGGGCAGGCTCGTCGCGCACCAGCACTCCGCCGTCGCACTGGCGGCCGCCGCCATCGCGACGTACGAGGAGGAGGAACGCGTCGAGCGGCAGCGGCTGCTGTCGACGGCGTCCGGCGGACGACCGCAGGTGCAGCACCAGAGTGGCCGGCCGTTGGACCTCAAGCTGCGTGGCGCCGGCTACCGCGTACGTGTCGCGCGGATCGGCGCGCATCGGTTCCGCGTCGGCATCGAAGCGGGTGACGACGCCCGCACCGCCGACGTCGACCTCGACCGCTTCGACCGGCACACCGGGCAGATCGTCGTCAACGGCACCCGTTACCGCCTGCTCACCGCCACGCACGGGCCGACCCACCTGGTCGAGGTGGACGGCGTGACACACCGGGTCAGCCGCGACGAGGGCGGTGTCATCCGCTCGTCCATGCCCGCGCTGGTCGTCGCCACGCCGCTTGAGGTCGGCGCCGAGGTCGAGGCGGGCGCACCGGTGCTGGTGCTGGAGAGCATGAAGATGGAGACGGTGCTGCGGGCACCGTTCAAGGCGCGGCTCAAGGAATGCGTCGTCTCCGTTGGCAGCCAGGTGGAGACCGGCGCACCGCTGCTGCGGCTGGAGCCGCTCGCCGATGCCGGGGCCGAGGACACCTCGGTGGCCGAGTCCGTCGAACTGGACCTACCCGCCGCACCCGGGACGGTCCCGGTGCTGGAGCGCACCACCCGCGGCCAGGAGGACCTGCGCAGCCTGCTGCTGGGCTTCGATGTCGACCCGCACGACGACCGTCGGGTGCTCGACGACTACCTCGCCGCCCGCCGGGTGGCCAGCGAGAACGGCCTCCGGCCGCTGGCAGCGGAGCTCGAACTCGTCGGCCTGTTCGCCGATCTCGCCGAGCTGAGCCGCAACCGGCCGGCGGACGAGGATGGCGGCAGTGGCGGCCACGTGCACAGCGCCCGGGAATACTTCCACGCCTACCTGCAGAGCCTGGACGTCGAGCGGGCCGGGCTGCCGGAGGCGTTCCAGGCCAAGCTCGCCAAGGCACTCGGGCACTACGGTGTCACCGAGTTGGAGCGCTCCCCCGAACTCGAAGCCGCGGTGTTCCGGATCTTCCTCGCCCAGCAACGCGGGTCCGCCGACGCCACGGTCGTCGCGACGTTGCTGCGCGCATGGCTGCGGGAGCCGCCGCCGGACGAGACGCTGCACGAGCCGGCCGGTCTCGCGCTGGAACGGCTGGTCGCCGCGACGCAGGTCCGTTTCCCCGCGGTCTCCGACCTCGCGCGCGGCGTGGTGTTCGCCTGGTTCGGCCAGCCGCTACTGCGTCGCAACCGGGCCCGTGTCTACGCCGATGTCCGCAAGCACCTGCGCCACCTCGACGCGCATCCGGAAGCGCCGGACCGCACCGAACGCATCGCCGAGATGGTACGCAGCACGGAACCGCTGGTGCGACTACTCGGCCAGCGGCTTATCCGCGCCGACCTGGACAACGCGACCATGCTGGAAGTGCTGACCCGGCGGTACTACGGCAACAAGGGCCTCACCGGCGTCCGCACCAGCGAGGTCGCGGGCTGCACGTTCGTGGTCGCCGAGCGCGCGGGCTCGTGCGTGGTCTCCGCCGCGGTGAGCTTCGAAGCGCTCGGCAGCGCGCTGAACGGGCTCGGAGAGCTGGCGAGCGACGAGGACGCCGTCGACGCCGACATCTATCTCGCCTGGGAGAAGCAGCCGGAGGACTCCGACGCGATGGCGGCCGCGCTGCACGAGGTCGTTCGCGCGCACCCACTGCCAGGCCAGGTCCGCAGACTTACCGTCGCCGTCGCGGGCCGGGGCGGCGCGGTGATGCACCATCACTTCACGTTCCGCCCATCGACCACCGGAATGGCCGAGGAACGGCTGATCCGTGGCCTGCACCCGTACATCGCGCAGCGGATGCAGTTGGAGCGACTGAGCAAGTTCGACCTCACCCGGCTGCCGTCGTCGGACGAGGAGGTCTACCTCTTCCAGTGCGTGGCACGGGAGAACCCGTCGGACGACCGCCTCGTCGCGTTCGCACAGGTGCGTGACCTGACCGAGCTGCGCGAGCACGACGGCCGGCTGGTCGCGCTGCCGACCACCGAACACGCCGTCGCCGCCTGCCTCGACTCGATCCGGCGGGCGCAGTCGCGGCGACCGTCGAAGAAACGCTTCAACACCAACCGGATCGTGGTCTACGTCTGGCCGCCGAGCGACCTCACCCGCGAGGAGATGGAGATCATCGCCGGGCGCGTGCGACCGACGACCGCGGGCGCCGGACTGGAGGAGATCCTGTTCATCGCGCGCCAACGCGACCGTACGACCGGCGAGCTGACCAAAATCGGGGTACGGATCTTCTTCGACGCCACCGGCGGCGCCGAGCTGACCGTCGGCGCGCCGCCGGTCGAGCCGATCGAGCCGCTCGACGACTACCGGCTGAAGGTGCTGCGGGCGAGCAGCCGCAACACCGTGTACCCCTACGAGCTGACCCGCCTGCTCGGCGACTTCGTCGAACACGACCTGGACGACAACCACACGCTCGTGCCAGTCGACCGGCCAAAGGGGCGCAACAGCACGGCCATCGTCGCCGGCGTGGTCACCAGACCGATCCCACGGCACCCGCAGGGCGTCACCCGGGTCGTACTGCTCGGTGACCCGACGAAATCCCTCGGCGCGTTGTCAGAACCCGAGTGTCGCCGCGTGATCGCCGCGCTGGACCTGGCCGAGCGGATGCGGGTGCCGGTGGAGTGGTACGCACTGTCCGCCGGCGCCCGGATCTCCATGACGTCGGGCACGGAGAACATGGACTGGGTGGCCGCAGCGCTGAAGCGAATCGTCGAGTTCACGCAGGACGGCGGCGAGATCAACATCGTCGTCGCCGGCATCAACGTCGGCGCCCAGCCGTACTGGAACGCCGAGGCGACGATGCTCATGCACACGAAGGGCATCCTGGTGATGACCCCGGACTCGGCGATGGTGCTCACCGGCAAGCAGGCACTCGACTTCTCCGGTGGCGTGTCGGCAGAGGACAACTTCGGCATCGGCGGCTACGACCGGGTCATGGGCCCCAACGGTCAAGCGCAGTACTGGGCGCCGAACCTGGCCGCCGCGCGCGACGTACTGATGGCGCACTACGAGCACACGTACGTGGCGCCAGGCGAGGACGCACCGCGGCGGGCCAGCACCAGCGACCCGGTCGACCGCGACATCTCCGAATTCCCGCACACCGTGGCCGGCAGCGACTTCACCACCGTCGGCGAGATCTTCTCCGCCGCCGCCAACCCGGATCGCAAGAAGCCGTTCGACATCCGGACCGTCATGCGGGCGCTGTCCGACCAGGACCACGCGGTGCTGGAACGCTGGGCGGGCATGGCCGACGCAGAAACTGCGGTGGTACAGGACGTACACCTCGGCGGCATCCCGGTGTGTCTGCTCGGCATCGAGTCACGGTCGGTGCCCCGGCGCGGCTTCCCGCCCACCGACGGCCCCGACACCTACACCGCCGGTACGCTGTTCCCCCGCTCCTCGAAGAAGGCGGCGCGGGCGATCAACGCGGCCAGCGGCAACCGGCCGTTGGTGGTGCTGGCGAACCTGTCGGGCTTCGACGGCTCACCCGAGTCGATGCGCAAGCTGCAACTGGAGTACGGCGCCGAGATCGGCCGCGCGATCGTAAACTTCCGCGGGCCCATCGTGTTCTGCGTGATCTCGCGGTACCACGGAGGCGCGTTCGTCGTGTTCTCGAAGGCGCTGAACCCCAACATGACCGTGCTGGCGCTGGAAGGCTCGTTCGCCTCGGTGCTCGGCGGCGCTCCCGCCGCCGCAGTCGTATTCTCCGGCGATGTGGATGCCCGCACCGCAGCCGACCCGCGGGTACGGGACCTGGAGGCCCGCGCAGCGGCCGTCTCCGGCACCGATCGCGCCGCGCTGACCGCCGAACTCGGCGAGTTGCGCTCGTCGGTCCGCGCCGAGAAGCTCGGCGAGGTAGCCGCGGAGTTCGATCGGGTGCACAGCGTCCAGCGGGCTGTCGAGGCCGGCTCGGTCGATGCGGTCATCCGCCCCGTTGACCTCCGTCCACGCATCATCGAGGCCATCGAGTCACATCTACGTCGACCGGTCCAGCCGTCACCACGCCGGGCGCCATCCGGACATGTCGCGATGACCTGA